In Haloarcula limicola, the genomic stretch CGTCCACTACGACCCGCCGGTGCATCAGACACCCGCGATGCGGGACGCACTCGACGAGATTCCGTCGCTGCCCGTGACCGAGGAACTCAGTAAGCGCATCGTCTCGCTCCCGATGCACCCCCGCATCACCGACGAGGAGATCGACCGCGTGGCGAGCGAGATACGGGGGTACCACGAATGAGGTACGGCGTCGTCGGCACGGGCTACTGGGGGAAGAACCACGTCAGAGTCGCCAAGGAACTGCTTGACGACGGACAACTGGACGAGGTGGTCATCTGCGACGTCGACGAGAGTCGCGTCGAGTCGCTGGCCGACACCTACGACCTGCCGTACGTCACCGACGTCGACGACTTAGACGTCGACGCCGCGACGGTCGCGACGCCCTCGACGACACATCCGGCCATCGGCGACGCGATGCTGAACCGCGGCATCGACCTCCTCGTCGAGAAGCCGCTGGCGCTGACCAGCGAGGAGGCGTGGGAACTCGTCACGACCGCCGAGGACAACGACTGCACGCTCGGCGTGGGCCACATCTTCCGCTACCACCCGGCGCTGCGGGCGCTGAAACGCCGAATCGACCGCGGCGAGCTCGGCCGCATCAAGTACCTCCAGACCCGCCGCTTCTCGTTCCGCGTCCCGCGGACGACGACGGGCGTGGTCTACTCGCTGGCGGTCCACGACGTTGATATCTACGACTATCTGCTGGACAGTCGGCCCGACACCGTCCACGGCCAACTGGACTCGTTCGTCCGCGAGGGGATCACCGAGACGGCGACGATAACGCTCGGCTACGGCGACACCACGGGCGTCGTCAACTCCTCGTGGCAGATCCCGGTGTTCGATAAGACCCGCGACCTCGTCGTCGTCGGGTCGAACCGCTCGG encodes the following:
- a CDS encoding Gfo/Idh/MocA family protein; this translates as MRYGVVGTGYWGKNHVRVAKELLDDGQLDEVVICDVDESRVESLADTYDLPYVTDVDDLDVDAATVATPSTTHPAIGDAMLNRGIDLLVEKPLALTSEEAWELVTTAEDNDCTLGVGHIFRYHPALRALKRRIDRGELGRIKYLQTRRFSFRVPRTTTGVVYSLAVHDVDIYDYLLDSRPDTVHGQLDSFVREGITETATITLGYGDTTGVVNSSWQIPVFDKTRDLVVVGSNRSAYIDYLENTKLELFDAEVFSDPHDGLKSRSDGSITHTAEEREPLKFEVESFIEASENGTQPPASGAVGARAVETLEHVERSDAENVVVDVEQPPMVQRP